The region AAAACAAAAAAGAAGTCCTGTCTTTCATTGGAGACATCCAAAAAAGGAAAAAGATATTTTGCTACCACAAACGTGATAATATTATGTGGCCAAAGATCACAGAATGGAAATCATACCTTCACCCTGCAACAAAATTCTCTGGAAATTCAAACTACTTCTACGCATATGAGCCGAAATTATTAGATATCGATAGAGGGGGGCTTCTGTCTTTTAGCACCTATCAAGATGGTCAATCGCTCGAAGTTGCGTAGGTAAGTGTACACAAGCTGTTGACGTTCTTTCTATGTTTAGGGTATTTGTTCAGACGTACACAGCTTTGTGACAAATGTAAGCCTTGAGCGGACGAGGGTATTTTATGCTTCAAAAGTGTTATCAGTGGACAATTGAAAAAGCCGCGCATCCTCATGCTACATGGTATTTGTTTGTAATATCATTTACCGAAAGTTTTGCCTCTCCCATTCCTCCTGATCCCTTAATGATCCCTATGATTCTTGCCCAAAGGCATAGAGCTTGGGTTCTAGCTTTTGTATGCACCGCATCCTCTGTCATAGGGGGGCTTATTGGCTATGCCATTGGATACTCGCTTTTTGAGACCCTGGGCGAACCTATCCTCCAAACTTATGGTCTTATGGATAGTTTTACTTCCCTTAAA is a window of Alphaproteobacteria bacterium DNA encoding:
- a CDS encoding DedA family protein; translation: MLQKCYQWTIEKAAHPHATWYLFVISFTESFASPIPPDPLMIPMILAQRHRAWVLAFVCTASSVIGGLIGYAIGYSLFETLGEPILQTYGLMDSFTSLKNTFNKWGFWIILLKGLTPIPYKVVTITSGLTNMDLVTFFVASLLSRGLRFYTEAILLWKWGDPMKAYIEKNLPLVTLAGLSLLIGGFALLKFVV